The following proteins come from a genomic window of Rutidosis leptorrhynchoides isolate AG116_Rl617_1_P2 chromosome 10, CSIRO_AGI_Rlap_v1, whole genome shotgun sequence:
- the LOC139870719 gene encoding probable aspartyl protease At4g16563 — MMEPLKEIRDGYIMSLNIGSPPQVIQVYMDTGSDLTWVPCGNLSFNCINCDDYTNNSPFSKYSPLYSSSSIRDSCTSQLCIDVHTSDNPYDPCYIAGCSLSTLIKGTCSRPCPSFVYTYGEGVVAGTLTKDTLRVHQSSNQDDTRDVTNFCFGCVGSAYKEPIGIAGFGKGSLSLPSQLGFLHKGFSHCFLGFKFANNPNISSPLVIGDLAISSTEHLQFTPMLKNPIYPNYYYIGLEGITINLGIGSGSLVQVPTNLRDFDSFGNGGMLIDSGTTYTHLPQPFYSHLLLELESAIDHPRATEVETRTGFDLCYRVPCINNVTDGVMIMDVDDHLLPSITFHFLNNVSLVLPQGNSFYAMGAPHNSTVVKCLLFQSSDENDYGPAGIFGSFQQQNVEVVYDMEKERIVFQTMDCASSSAFQQLHF; from the coding sequence ATGATGGAACCCTTAAAAGAAATTAGGGATGGCTATATAATGTCTTTAAATATAGGCTCACCTCCACAAGTTATTCAAGTGTATATGGATACTGGTAGTGATCTCACTTGGGTACCTTGTGGTAACCTCTCTTTCAATTGCATCAATTGCGATGATTATACAAATAACTCACCCTTTTCCAAATACTCACCTTTATATTCGTCTTCTAGCATTAGGGATTCTTGCACGAGCCAACTTTGTATCGATGTTCATACCTCTGATAACCCTTATGATCCTTGTTATATTGCAGGGTGCTCACTGAGTACACTAATTAAGGGCACTTGCTCAAGGCCTTGTCCTTCATTTGTGTACACATATGGCGAAGGTGTTGTCGCAGGAACCCTAACTAAAGATACTCTAAGAGTCCATCAAAGTTCGAACCAAGATGATACTAGGGATGTAACCAATTTTTGTTTCGGATGTGTTGGTTCAGCTTATAAAGAGCCAATTGGAATAGCGGGTTTTGGAAAAGGTTCGCTTTCTTTGCCTTCTCAATTAGGGTTTCTCCATAAGGGATTTTCACATTGTTTCTTGGGTTTTAAATTTGCCAATAATCCAAATATTTCAAGCCCTCTAGTAATTGGAGATCTTGCAATCTCATCAACAGAACATTTGCAATTTACACCAATGTTAAAGAACCCGATATACCCGAACTACTATTATATTGGCTTAGAGGGCATAACTATAAACCTCGGAATTGGGTCGGgttcattagttcaagttcctacCAACTTACGAGACTTTGATTCATTTGGGAATGGGGGAATGCTAATTGATTCAGGAACCACGTACACTCACTTACCACAACCATTTTACTCTCACCTTCTTTTGGAACTCGAATCAGCCATAGATCACCCTCGAGCTACTGAAGTGGAGACTCGAACCGGGTTTGATCTTTGTTATCGTGTTCCATGTATTAACAACGTTACAGACGGTGTGATGATCATGGATGTTGATGATCATCTTCTTCCTTCAATTACATTCCATTTCTTGAACAATGTGAGCCTAGTTTTGCCTCAAGGGAATAGCTTTTATGCTATGGGGGCACCGCATAACTCAACCGTGGTCAAGTGTTTGTTGTTTCAAAGTTCGGATGAAAATGATTATGGACCTGCTGGTATTTTTGGAAGCTTTCAACAGCAAAATGTGGAGGTTGTTTATGATATGGAAAAGGAGAGAATAGTGTTCCAAACAATGGATTGTGCCTCTTCTTCAGCTTTCCAACAACTTCACTTTTAG